Proteins from one Triticum aestivum cultivar Chinese Spring chromosome 7A, IWGSC CS RefSeq v2.1, whole genome shotgun sequence genomic window:
- the LOC123154057 gene encoding cytokinin dehydrogenase 10-like, which yields MPIARFATLLIVTGFLSTVGHLGAPAFGALDDDLLSLDVVSKIHTDRSLTARASSDFGHIVEATPDGVFHPVSPADIAALIRFSLYQQTPFTVAPRGKGHSSRGQALAPGGIVVDMPSLGRGDHGHRVNVSIDGMYVDVGGEQLWFDVLHATLKHGLTPRVWTDYLRITVGGTLSNAGIGGQVFRHGPQISNVHELDVVTGTGDMITCSPGNNSDLFYGALGGLGQFGVITRARVGLERAPKRVRWVRLAYTDVHQFTADQELLISRGAGFDYVEGQVQLNRTLTEGRRSSSFFSASELARLTELALGTGSAAVYYIEGAMYYGDRSAATVDRKLEALLEELSFVPGLAFVRDASYVQFLDRVGQEEQKLRAAGAWDVPHPWLNLFVPRSRIHDFAAGVFDGVLRGARPAGLILMYPMNRDRWDDRMTTATPDEDVFYAVGLLRSAVAAGDLERLERENEAVLELCDRAGMGCKQYLPHHASQDGWRRHFGAKWDRVAALKATYDPRAILSPGQGIFPAVVASTTPATITAS from the exons ATGCCGATAGCTCGTTTTGCTACATTGCTCATAGTCACCGGCTTCCTCTCCACGGTCGGACATCTCGGAGCGCCGGCATTTGGCGCTCTCGATGATGATCTCTTATCCCTTGACGTTGTGTCGAAAATCCATACCGATAGGAGCTTGACAGCCAGGGCTTCCTCGGATTTTGGCCACATTGTGGAGGCCACCCCCGATGGAGTTTTCCACCCAGTCTCTCCCGCCGACATAGCTGCTCTAATCCGCTTCTCGCTCTACCAGCAGACACCATTCACGGTGGCGCCGCGTGGGAAAGGGCACTCCTCCAGGGGACAGGCCCTCGCCCCCGGCGGCATTGTCGTCGACATGCCCTCGCTGGGGCGTGGTGACCATGGTCACCGTGTAAATGTGTCCATCGATGGGATGTACGTGGACGTCGGCGGCGAGCAGCTATGGTTCGACGTTCTCCATGCCACGCTCAAGCACGGGCTCACGCCACGGGTGTGGACCGATTACCTCCGCATCACCGTCGGCGGCACGCTCTCCAACGCCGGCATAGGCGGGCAGGTGTTCCGGCACGGCCCCCAGATCTCCAACGTGCACGAGCTTGACGTCGTCACAG GCACGGGAGACATGATCACCTGCTCCCCGGGCAACAACTCGGACCTGTTCTACGGGGCGCTGGGCGGGCTGGGCCAGTTCGGGGTGATAACCCGGGCCCGGGTCGGGCTCGAACGGGCTCCGAAACGGGTCAGGTGGGTCCGGCTCGCCTACACGGACGTGCACCAGTTCACCGCTGACCAAGAGCTGCTCATTTCAAGAGGGGCCGGGTTCGACTACGTCGAGGGTCAGGTCCAGCTGAACCGGACCCTGACGGAGGGCCGGAGGTCGTCGTCCTTCTTCTCGGCGTCGGAGCTCGCCCGTCTGACGGAGCTCGCGCTGGGCACCGGATCAGCCGCGGTGTACTACATCGAGGGCGCGATGTACTACGGCGACCGCTCTGCCGCCACGGTGGATCGGAAGCTCGAGGCGCTGCTGGAGGAGCTGAGCTTCGTCCCGGGGTTGGCGTTCGTCAGGGACGCGTCGTACGTGCAGTTCCTGGACCGCGTCGGGCAGGAGGAGcagaagctccgggcggccggcgCGTGGGACGTGCCGCACCCGTGGCTCAACCTCTTCGTCCCGAGGTCGCGCATCCACGACTTCGCCGCCGGCGTGTTCGACGGCGTCCTGAGGGGCGCCAGGCCCGCGGGGCTCATCCTCATGTACCCCATGAACAGGGACAGGTGGGACGACCGGATGACGACGGCGACGCCCGACGAGGACGTGTTCTACGCCGTGGGGCTGCTCCGGTCGGCGGTGGCAGCCGGTGACCTGGAGCGGCTGGAGAGGGAGAacgaggcggtgctggagctgtgcgACCGGGCGGGCATGGGGTGCAAGCAGTACCTGCCGCACCACGCGTCGCAGGACGGCTGGAGGCGGCACTTCGGGGCGAAATGGGACAGGGTCGCCGCGCTCAAGGCCACGTACGACCCGCGGGCGATCCTGTCGCCGGGGCAGGGGATCTTCCCGGCCGTGGTGGCCAGCACGACGCCCGCTACAATCACGGCGTCCTGA